The stretch of DNA TTCAAACTATTTGTAGTAATATCTATCATAAGGTCAAATTATACAAAAGGAAACTCTTATGAATACTCCATTCGATAAAGAAAATCTAAAAAAAGCTTTAAAACAACAACAAAATGAGATAAATGACTATACGATTTACAAAGCTTTATCACTTTCTCAAACTGATGAAAATAACAAAAAAATCTTTGAAAAAATCTCAAAAGAAGAAAAATACCATTATGATTTTTGGGTAAAAATAACAAATACACAAATAGAACCACAAAAGTTGGTAGTTTGGTGGTTTGTTCTTCTTGTAAAAATTTTTGGAACTTCTTTTGCTTTAAAATCTTTAGAAAAAAGAGAAGCAGGAGCAGAAGAGTTTTATAAAGAACTTTTTGAAATATATCCAGAATCAAAAAAGATTTATGAACAAGAAACACAACATGAATTAGAACTTATTGATATGTTAAATGATAAAAAACTTTTATATGCAGGTGCAATTGTACTTGGTATGAATGATGCTTTAGTTGAATTAACAGGAACTTTAAGTGGTTTGGCTTTTGCCTTTGATAAGAGTTTGACAGTTGGTTTAACTGGTCTTATTATGGGAATAGCTGCTTCCTTATCAATGGCTGGTTCTGCATATTTTGAAGCAAAAGAAAATCCGAGTGAAGAGATAAATCCTTTGGTATATTCTTTATATACAGGAGTTTCATATATTTTAACAACTGCAATTTTAGTTGTTCCATTTTTTATATTTGATTTGATTATTGAATCATTAATTATGATGTTTATCTGTGCCTTTTTAGCCATCATCTCATATAACTTTTATATAAGTGTTGCAAAAGATTTGAGTTTCTCAAAAAGAGTTATTCAAATGTCTGCAATTACTTTTGGAGTTGCTCTTATTTCTTTTGCAATTGGTTATGTTGTGAAGTTTTATTTTGGAATAGAAATTTAAAATACAATTTTAATTCTTTTAAATCAAAAGATATGTAAAGTTTGTTACATATCTTTTGAAATATTTATTTAAATTATTTTTCTAACTTTATCTTAGTTTTTAAGCCTATAAAATTATTACTTTCATTATTTATAATAAAAAATGAATAATCATTCATTTAATCAAGAAATATTAACCTTAAAAACTATAGAATGGCACGAAATAAAAATATGAATAATCATTCATAAAAAAGGATAAATTTTGCAAAGCCAAAAACTCTATGAAAAGTTATCTAATAGATTAATAGATTTAGAAAAATTACCAAAATTAAAACAAAATAAATCAATCTCATCTCATTTAGAAGAAAAAGGTATTTCAAGAAGAGATTTTATGAAATGGGCAGGAACAATAACAGCAATGTTAGCATTACCTGCATCTTTTACTCCATTAGTTGCAAAAGCTGCAAAATTATCGGATAGATTACCAATTATCTGGCTTCATATGGCTGAATGTACAGGTTGTAGTGAAGCATTATTAAGAACAGATTCTCCAACTATTGATTCTTTGATTTTTGATTATATTTCACTTGAATACCATGAAACTTTAATGGCAGCTGCTGGTTGGCAAGCTGAACATAATCTGGAACATGCAATTCAAACTTACAAAGGTCAATATATTTTGATGGTTGAAGGTGGAATTCCAAAAGGTGAAAATGCTTCTTATTTAACTGTTGGTGGTCATGGAAAAACAGGTGAACAAATTGCCCTTGAAGCTTCAAATAATGCAATGGCAATTTTTGCTATTGGAACTTGTTCTTCTTATGGTGGAGTTCAAGCAGCAATTCCAAATCCAACAGGAGCAGTTGCTTTATCAAAAATCACAGATAAACCAGTTATTAATGTTCCTGGTTGTCCTCCAAGTGAAAAAAATATTGTTGGAACTTTACTTCATTATATTCTTTATGGAACATTGCCAGCACTTGATGCTTATAATAGACCAAAATGGGCTTATGGACAAAGAATTCATGATTTATGTGAAAGAAGAGGTCATTTTGATGCTGGCGAATTTGTAGAAGAATTCGGAGATGAAGGAGCTAAAAAAGGATATTGTTTATATAAAGTAGGGTGTAAAGGTCCATATACTTTTAATAACTGTTCTAAAAATAAATTTAATTCTCATACTTCATGGCCTATTCAAGCTGGGCATGGTTGTATTGGATGTAGTGAACCTGATTTTTGGGATACGATGGGACCATTTGAAGAACCAGTTGCCAATAGATTATATAACACTGTTTTTAAAGGTTTAGGTGCTGATGCAACAGCTGATAAAATAGGTGTTGGATTATTAACAGTAACAGGTATTGGGATTGCAGTTCATGCAGCTATTTCAAAATTCAAAAACCCAAAAGATACGCAGGAGTAGAAATGTCAAATCAAAGAGTAATAGTAGATCCAATAACAAGAATTGAAGGACATTTAAGAATTGAAGTTGAAATTGATGAAAATAATGTAATTCAAAAAGCATATTCAAGTTCAACTTTATGGAGAGGTTTAGAAACAATAGTAAAAAATAGAGACCCAAGAGATGCTGGTTTTTTAATGCAAAGAATTTGTGGAGTTTGTACTTTTTCACATTATAGAGCTGGAATTGAAGCGGTGGAAAATGCTTTGGGAATAGTTCCACCTTTAAATGCAAAATTAACAAGAAGTTTAATGAATATTTCTTTATTTATGCATGACCATGTTGTTCATTTTTATCATTTACATGGATTAGATTGGGTTGATGTAGTTTCTGCTTTAGATGCAGATGAAGCAAAAGCTTCAAAAGAAGCATTTAAATACTCAGAATTTCCAATAGCAACGGGAGAAAATGATTTAAAAAAAGTAAAAACAAGAGTTAAAGAGTTTGTTGATAGGGGACAACTTGGACCCTTTGCAAATGCTTATTGGGGACATAAAACATATAGATTAAGTCCTGAACAAAATTTGATACTTTTAAGTCATTATTTAAAAGCTTTAGAAGTTCAAAGGGATTTAGCAAAACTTATGGCTATGTTTGGTGGAAAACAGCCTCATCCTCAAAGTCTTACTGTTGGTGGAGTTACTTGTGTTATGGATTTAATGGATCCTTCAAGAATGGGAGAATATTTAACTTTATTTGAAAAAGGTGCAGAATTTATAGAACAAGCTTACCAAGCTGATGTTATTATGGTTGCAGCTACTTATAAAGATGAACCTTCTGTAATGGCACCAGCTGGAGTTATGAATTTTATGGCTCATCAAGAAATGCAATTAAATAGAAGTGAATTTTTATTTGATACAGGAATCATTATGAATCAAGATTTATCAAAAGTTTATGAGATAAATGAAGATTTAATAACAGAAGAAGCAACACACTCTTGGTATGAAAATAATGAACCTTTACATCCATACGAAGGAAAAACAAATCCTAAATATACAGGATTTAAAGATATGGAAACAATAGGTGCTAATAAAGAAAAAGTTCATTCAAAAGTAATAGATGAAAAAGGAAAATATTCTTGGATTAAATCTCCAAGATATGACGGTAAAGCTATGGAAGTTGGACCATTAGCTTGTATTTTAATCTCTTATGCAAAAGGAAATAAAAAAATAGTTCCTTTAGTAGATGATTTCTTAACAAAAACAAAATTAGACAAATCAGCTTTATTTACAACACTTGGAAGAACAGCTGCTAGAATGATTCAAGCAAGAGCAATTGCAAAACATGGATTAGAAGCTTTTTATGCGTTAATAGAGAATCTAAAAGTAGATCAAGATACTTATACTTCTTATAAAATTGATAAAAACAAAGAGTATAAAGGAAGATTCATAGGTGATGTTCCAAGGGGAATGTTATCTCATTGGATTAGAATTAAAAATGGAGTAGTTGAAAATTATCAAGCTGTTGTTCCATCAACTTGGAATGCAGGACCAATTGATGCAAAAGGTCAAGTTGGACCTTATGAAGCAAGTTTGATTGGTTTAAAAGTAGCAGATATTTCTCAACCTTTGGAAATTATTAGAGTAATTCACAGTTTTGATCCTTGTATTGCTTGTGCTGTACATGTTATGGATAAAAAAGGTAATGATTTAGGAACATACAAAGTTGATCCTATATATGGTTTATCTTGTCGTTAAAGGAAAAATTATGATAAAAAAACAATATGAATTTTCTTTATGGCTTAGACTCACCCATTGGGTTAGAGTTATTGCTATTATAATTTTAACTTTCACAGGATTTTATATTGCATTTCCTTTTATATCTCCTGCTTTAAATCAAGCAGAACCAAATAATTATTTATATGCTTTGATGAGAAGTTGGCATATTATTTTTGGATTTGTTTTAATTTGTGTAACGATTGGAAAATTTTATTTATTTATTTTTGATAAACAAAGTAAAGTTGAAAGGGATTCTTTTTGGGATTTTATAAGTGTAAAGATGTGGTTTAAACAAATAAAATATTATATGTTAATTGGTTCTCATGGTCATTTAAAAGGTGCTTATAATCCTTTACAATTTATGGCATATACGGGAGTTTATGGAGCTTTGATTTTTATTTGTATAACTGGATTGATTTTACATATTCATGTTTATCATGAAGGCTTAGGTGGAGTTTTATACGATATTTTAAGACCTTTAGAAATTATGATGGGTGGTTTAGCGTTTGTTCGAGAACTTCATCATATTTGTATGTGGATTTTTATTATATTTTTACCTATTCATATTTATTTGGCTATTTTTAATTCTGTATATGGAAAAAGCGGAGCTATGGATTCTATTATTTCAGGATATAAATGGGAAGACGATAAAAAATGAATATTTTAATTTTAGGAATAGGAAATATCCTATTCCAAGACGAAGGAATTGGTGCTCATTTTATCCATTATTTAGATGAAAAGTATGATTTTATATCACAAAAAAATAGTGTAAGTTTAGTAGATGGTGGAACTTTAGCTCAAAGATTGATACCTGAAATAGTAAAATATGATGAGGTTGTTGTCGTTGATTGTATAGATGCAAATAATTCAAAAGCTGGAGATGTTTATTTTTTTGATTATAAAAAAACTCCTTCACATATAAACTGGCAAGGAAGCGCCCACGAAGTTGAGATGCTTCAAACACTAAATATGATTGATATGAATAAAGATTTACCAAATACAAATGTTTTAGGAGTTATTCCAAAACGAATTGGTGATGATACGACTTTTGAATTAAGTAATGAAATAATAACAGCTGTAAAAACCATGGAAGAAGTTATTATTAAATATCTTTTAAATTTAGATATAAAAATGGAAATAAAAAATGAGGATGCAACAATAGAAAATATCTCTTTGATTTCATTTAAAAGGGATATTATAAATGGTCCTAAAATTTAGATTTACCTATAAATCAAACGACAAAACTTTAGCAAAGTTTTTAGATTATGCTTCAAAACAGTTTGAATGTAGTTATAAAATATTACAAGAAAATGATTTTGTAGATTTATATATAAACTCAAGTGAAGAGGTTTTAAATCAATTTTCACAAGCTTTATCTTTGTATATTCCAATGTCTATATATTATTATGATGTTCAAATTGAAGTAGTAAATGAACTCCCATTGGCTAACACTATTTCTTTAACTCAAGATAAACTAATATCTTTTTGTCCTTCTTGTTTGGCTAAAGTTGAAAACAAAGAAGATGAAGATTATTACAATGGTTTTAAATCTTGTGATATTTGTAATAATTGGGAAGAAGCTGTTTTTATTTTTGAAAATGAAGAATTAAAATCTAATGTAGAACTATTTGAAAAATTAGCTTTTTTGATAAATGATAATAAAAAAATAAAAATAAAAACTCTAAGTGGAACATTTGTTTTTTCAAAATTTGAGAATATAGAAAATAGTTTTAGATTATTAGTTACAAATTTAAAAAATATTTCTTCTTTAGTTGTAGAAAATAAAACAGAAATAGTTGCCCTTGCAAGTATAGAAAAACCTTCAATTGATTTTAAAATAAATGAAGTTTATAAACAAAAATATGGTCTAAAAAAAGAGAAAATAAACATCAGATTTGCAAATGACTTAACTCTTTTATTATTGAGTAATCAACTACAAAAATATGAAATTGATTTTTTAAATATTGAAGAAAATGTTCCTTTTGACTACTTTTTAGATGTAAAAAGTAAAAATGATATTTTTTTAGATATTCCTAAAATCAAATGTTTTGAAAATAAAAAGTTGATTTTAGAATCAACTTCATATCCTAAAAAATTAGATTCAATAATGACAAAATTCAAAGAATTAGATAAAGGTCAGTTTATGACTGTTTTATGGGAAAACAATCTTTTTAAAGAGTCAATTCTAAATTTTTATTTAAGTAGTAAAAATGATGATGGAATATCTTATTATTCTGAAAAAATCGATGGTTTAGTAAATCTAATAGAACCTTTACATATGCCTTTTTCAAGTAAAGAAGTATTTGATGAAATACAAAAGGACAATAAAGGAAAACAGCTTATTTTAAACTATAAAGGTAAGTTTGCACAAGACTATAAAAAAGCTTTAAATAGTCAAATTTTCTCTTTTGAAACAAAATCTTTTTGTAGTTATTGGGAGATTGTAAAAGTCATATTAAACTTTGAAAATAGTGTTTTAGAAAATGCGAATAACTGTTTTTTAGAAAAAGGTCCTAGAATTGACTATAAATTATTTGATTCAAAAAAGATTTTTCATCGAAAATTTGATTACATAGGTATGATTAAAACAGCAATAAGTTTCAAATTAGCAGGAGTTGATGAACAAACTATTTCTTTAGGATTAGTAGAAAGTCTAGCAAATTTTATAGGAAATGAGATAGATAATATAAATAGTTCTTATGAAGTAACGGGAGTTAGTTTATGTGGAGATTTATTTGCTAATGAAAGATTTAATTTATTAGTTGAGAAAAATATACTTAAGAATTTTAAAATATATTACAATAAAGAGTTTGTCATTCAAAAATAGGTATAGTTCTAAAACTGCACAAAAAGAAGAGAGATGATAAACAAAAAGATTAAAATTACAGGTATTGTTCAAGGGGTTGGATTTCGTCCTTTTGTTTATAATTTAGCTTTAAAATATGATATAAAAGGTTGGGTTAACAACGATGAAAAAGGAGTAAATATTCTTCTTTCTTCAAGTGAAGAAAATATCCAAAATTTTATAAATGAACTAAAATCAAATCCTCCAATCTTAGCAAGAATTGATTCTATAAATATAGAAGAAATAACTGAAATAAAAGAGTATAAAACCTTTGAAATAATACAAAGTGAAAGCTCAAAAAACAAATCTACTATTATCTCTCCTGATATTGCTATTTGTGATGATTGTATTGAAGATATAAATGATATGTCTAACTTTAGATACAATTATAGTTTAACAAATTGTACAAATTGTGGTCCAAGATATTCAATAATCAAAACAGTTCCTTATGATAGAATAAATACTTCAATGTTTTCTTTTGAATTATGTGAAAAATGCAAAAATGAATATGAAAATCCAATAAACAGAAGATACCATGCTCAACCAATTGCTTGTGAAAACTGTGGTCCAAATGTAGTTTTGTATAATAATAAAAATGAAGTTTTATCTTCAGACATTAATGCTATAAAAGAAATAGCTCAAAAGATTAATAAAGGTAGTATTGTAGCTATTAAAGGAATGGGAGGTTTTCATCTAATTTGTGATGCAAACAATGATAAAGTTGTGGAAAAATTAAGAATAAGAAAAAGCCGATTAAATAAACCTTTTGCTATAATGTTTAAAGATATAAATAGTATTAAAAATTATACAGATTTAACACAAAAAGAAGAAGAACTTTTAAACTCAAAAGAAAAACCAATAGTTCTAGTAAAAAAGAAAAAAAAGTTTAATTTATCACAACTATTAGCTCCAAATATTAATCATCTGGGATGCTTTATAGCTTATACAGCTTTGCATCATTTACTTTTTAGATATTTAGATAATCCAATTGTTGCTACAAGTGCAAATTTAAAAGGTGAACCAATTATCACTTCAAAAGATGAAATTATAGAAAAATTATCAAATGTGGTAGATTTTGTCCTTGATTTTAATAGGGATATTTTAAATGCAAGTGATGATTCAGTTATACAAATTGTAGATAATAATATAACAAAAATTAGAAATGCTAGAGGTTATGCTCCAACAGCATTTAGTTTTGAAAATAAAAGCAAAAAGAAAATACTTTCACTTGGGGCAAATCAAAAATCAACAATTAGTCTATATTTTGAAAATAACTTAATTTTATCACCATATATTGGTGATTTAAACTCTTTAAAATCAATGGAATATTTTGAAAGAACAATAAAGACTTTTAAAAGATTTTATGACTTTGAACCAGAAGTTATAGTTTGCGATAAACATCCAAATTATGAGTCTACAAAATTTGCTTTAAAACTAAAACAAACCAATCCAAATTTAGAGTTGGTTCAAATCCAACATCACTATGC from Arcobacter suis CECT 7833 encodes:
- a CDS encoding nickel-dependent hydrogenase large subunit, with product MSNQRVIVDPITRIEGHLRIEVEIDENNVIQKAYSSSTLWRGLETIVKNRDPRDAGFLMQRICGVCTFSHYRAGIEAVENALGIVPPLNAKLTRSLMNISLFMHDHVVHFYHLHGLDWVDVVSALDADEAKASKEAFKYSEFPIATGENDLKKVKTRVKEFVDRGQLGPFANAYWGHKTYRLSPEQNLILLSHYLKALEVQRDLAKLMAMFGGKQPHPQSLTVGGVTCVMDLMDPSRMGEYLTLFEKGAEFIEQAYQADVIMVAATYKDEPSVMAPAGVMNFMAHQEMQLNRSEFLFDTGIIMNQDLSKVYEINEDLITEEATHSWYENNEPLHPYEGKTNPKYTGFKDMETIGANKEKVHSKVIDEKGKYSWIKSPRYDGKAMEVGPLACILISYAKGNKKIVPLVDDFLTKTKLDKSALFTTLGRTAARMIQARAIAKHGLEAFYALIENLKVDQDTYTSYKIDKNKEYKGRFIGDVPRGMLSHWIRIKNGVVENYQAVVPSTWNAGPIDAKGQVGPYEASLIGLKVADISQPLEIIRVIHSFDPCIACAVHVMDKKGNDLGTYKVDPIYGLSCR
- a CDS encoding hydrogenase small subunit, producing MQSQKLYEKLSNRLIDLEKLPKLKQNKSISSHLEEKGISRRDFMKWAGTITAMLALPASFTPLVAKAAKLSDRLPIIWLHMAECTGCSEALLRTDSPTIDSLIFDYISLEYHETLMAAAGWQAEHNLEHAIQTYKGQYILMVEGGIPKGENASYLTVGGHGKTGEQIALEASNNAMAIFAIGTCSSYGGVQAAIPNPTGAVALSKITDKPVINVPGCPPSEKNIVGTLLHYILYGTLPALDAYNRPKWAYGQRIHDLCERRGHFDAGEFVEEFGDEGAKKGYCLYKVGCKGPYTFNNCSKNKFNSHTSWPIQAGHGCIGCSEPDFWDTMGPFEEPVANRLYNTVFKGLGADATADKIGVGLLTVTGIGIAVHAAISKFKNPKDTQE
- the hypF gene encoding carbamoyltransferase HypF, whose protein sequence is MINKKIKITGIVQGVGFRPFVYNLALKYDIKGWVNNDEKGVNILLSSSEENIQNFINELKSNPPILARIDSINIEEITEIKEYKTFEIIQSESSKNKSTIISPDIAICDDCIEDINDMSNFRYNYSLTNCTNCGPRYSIIKTVPYDRINTSMFSFELCEKCKNEYENPINRRYHAQPIACENCGPNVVLYNNKNEVLSSDINAIKEIAQKINKGSIVAIKGMGGFHLICDANNDKVVEKLRIRKSRLNKPFAIMFKDINSIKNYTDLTQKEEELLNSKEKPIVLVKKKKKFNLSQLLAPNINHLGCFIAYTALHHLLFRYLDNPIVATSANLKGEPIITSKDEIIEKLSNVVDFVLDFNRDILNASDDSVIQIVDNNITKIRNARGYAPTAFSFENKSKKKILSLGANQKSTISLYFENNLILSPYIGDLNSLKSMEYFERTIKTFKRFYDFEPEVIVCDKHPNYESTKFALKLKQTNPNLELVQIQHHYAHVLSVMAEYKLNKDVLAFIFDGTGYGDDGNIWGGEVFVASKTEYKRVNHFKYFKLLGGEKAVLEPKRLALSLLFDSFSLEEVLNLEIPCVKVFKESEIKMFHTMWQKGLNSPLTSSVGRLFDAVASFANILHIQSYEGETGLQIEQYYDKTITQSYAYEIIEDKIELSFMIKQMILEKDKKQICSKFINTIGQIILDISNLHKDLPIVLGGGVFQNRTLLELLINMFKDQNREFYYNKNIPLNDGGISVGQIYHII
- a CDS encoding HyaD/HybD family hydrogenase maturation endopeptidase — protein: MNILILGIGNILFQDEGIGAHFIHYLDEKYDFISQKNSVSLVDGGTLAQRLIPEIVKYDEVVVVDCIDANNSKAGDVYFFDYKKTPSHINWQGSAHEVEMLQTLNMIDMNKDLPNTNVLGVIPKRIGDDTTFELSNEIITAVKTMEEVIIKYLLNLDIKMEIKNEDATIENISLISFKRDIINGPKI
- a CDS encoding VIT1/CCC1 transporter family protein, translated to MNTPFDKENLKKALKQQQNEINDYTIYKALSLSQTDENNKKIFEKISKEEKYHYDFWVKITNTQIEPQKLVVWWFVLLVKIFGTSFALKSLEKREAGAEEFYKELFEIYPESKKIYEQETQHELELIDMLNDKKLLYAGAIVLGMNDALVELTGTLSGLAFAFDKSLTVGLTGLIMGIAASLSMAGSAYFEAKENPSEEINPLVYSLYTGVSYILTTAILVVPFFIFDLIIESLIMMFICAFLAIISYNFYISVAKDLSFSKRVIQMSAITFGVALISFAIGYVVKFYFGIEI
- the cybH gene encoding Ni/Fe-hydrogenase, b-type cytochrome subunit, producing MIKKQYEFSLWLRLTHWVRVIAIIILTFTGFYIAFPFISPALNQAEPNNYLYALMRSWHIIFGFVLICVTIGKFYLFIFDKQSKVERDSFWDFISVKMWFKQIKYYMLIGSHGHLKGAYNPLQFMAYTGVYGALIFICITGLILHIHVYHEGLGGVLYDILRPLEIMMGGLAFVRELHHICMWIFIIFLPIHIYLAIFNSVYGKSGAMDSIISGYKWEDDKK